From the Streptomyces nodosus genome, the window GGTGCCCGCCACGGTTGCGTGCGTACGCCACAAGCTCTTGAGGGGCCCGCTCTTGAACACGTCTGTGAGCGTCCAGGGCTCGACGGCATCCCTCGTTTTGATCTGCTGGAAATCCCAGAGCACTCCGTCGGCGCACCGGGGGTCGCCTCTGTGGGCGACGGTTACGTCCTCGATGTGCTCACAGGTCACATGGATGACCGTTCCGCCTGCGAGCATCTCCAGGACTGCTTGCACGGAGATGTGTATCTGGTATTCGAACCGCCGTACCGTGACCGACCCTGAGTCATCCGGTGCTTCAGTCTCAATTGGATCAGCCATCGGCCCCCCATCTCGTTACTCCCCGAGCACGCAGCGTAGGGGGTCTGTGATCTCCAGTCGACAGCCGGGGAGGTCCAGTCCCTTTGGCTGACCGCCTGGTGCTTGCAGCCGCCACAAAGCTGCGGGTGAGAGTCCTGGGTGCCCCAGTCCGACTTCGGTGACGTCTCTCACCGTGCGTCGGTGAACTTCGCCCCGTAGCCGGTGCAGACGGGGCGGCGCTCCTCTTGCTCGGCCGTCTTCTTCGCCGCTTGCTCCTGCGCCTCGCGCCGTACCTGTGCCTTGTGCTCCTCCTAGGCAAGCTCGGCCGCTTCCCGGGCACGGGCGTCGGCCGCCTCGCGACGGGAGTTGCCGATCGTCTCCCGCAGGGGCTCCATGTGGTCGCGGTCAAGGCGGAGGAATACCGAGTGGGCCTGGCCGGCACGGTGACCAAGGCCGCGGTTCATCCCGGAGTGCACCCAGGAGCTCTACGACGCCTGCGGAAGGCCGTCCAGCAGATCGCCAGTCCGTACGCGGACACGGCTGTACCGGATGACGATGGTTCGTGTCAGTCATGTGCCGATTCCGTCAGTTGGGTGCCGAAGTGCTGGAATACCTGGGAGCAGGACGGCAGGCCGTGCGGTCCAGTACTCGGCGGAGGGGCTGCACATGTCGAGATGCCACGGCGAGGATCCCGGAGACGCTCCGATGACCGTGTTCCCGCTGGCGTCGGGGCGTGCGGCGGCGATGCCCCGGATTGCTGGACCTCGACAAGCGTGGAGAGCTGACGACCGCGCATGTACGTCTGGTGGCTCAGGCGTTGGGGAAGTCGGAGCAGACGGTGTGGCGGTGGCTGGCCGCGGATCACCGCCTCGTCCGGATGGAGTCGTCTCATTTCACGGCGCTGTGGAGCGGGAACGCCTCTCGATTCCACGCCGAGCTGGTGCAGCGGGCGGCCGACGATCCGGACGCGCCCCCCGGTGCCCGTCGCTCTCCAATTGCACCGAGCGAGCGCGGTGACCGCTACCCCGGTGATCGCCTTGGTGGCGCAGTCGATGAACCAGGTCACCCACGGTGTGGCCAGCTCACTCTCCACATCGACCTCGACGGGCACGTGCTTGTGGTCGCCCTCCCACACGGCGTTGCAGTGCGTCGTCGGCCGCTGCCCTTCTTCCTGGTGATGCGTCGACGCGGGAGACGCTCCCCAGCGGCTCGGGCGATCCGCTGGGCCTTTGCGTTCCGTCGTGGCTTAGGGCTGTGCGTCGTCGCCGGTGTTGTCGACGGTTCGGCGGTATTCGGGGTGGTCTTTGTCCATCTGGATGCCGAGGTGGACCGGTGCGGGGTACTGGGTGCGGTGTTCCCAGTGAAGGGCGTGATCACAGAGGCGGGCGGCAGCGAGCCCATAGGTGAGCAGGGCCTGGTCGGCCGGGTGGTGGAGCACGATGATCTCCGTTGCCGTGTGGCTGTACCAGGTTTCGGCTTGCTCCTTGGGGTCGCTGCTGCCCCACCGGGTGTAGGACTCGCCAGAGCGGGCGTAGCGCGCGCCTCCGGTGAACTGGTGGGGGAGGTTGCACAGGATGAACGTCTGCTCGGCCTGTTCCATCTGGAACAGGCCGGTGGCGAGTTTGCCCTCCTCGGTGACGGGCTCGTCGTACTCCGGAATGTGGCGGAGCCGTTCGACAAGGGCCGGGCGGGCCACGTCCTCGCTGCCGGAGGTGACCCGGACGACAGCTCGGGGGCGTTGGTCGGGTGCGAGCGTGAAACCGGGCAGTGCCGGCCGCTTGTTGATCTGACCGGCCGCGTCGGGTGTCTCGCCCAGGTTCTTGTTGGCGAGCAGGGGCCAGATGCTGCGGGCCTCGCCTCCGGAGACGTACATGACGTATCCCTGTGCCGGGCCGGCGTGCCCGCCCAGTTCGTAGAGGGCGCGGTCGATGTGGCGGGGAAGGAGTTCGTCGCGGCGTCGGCCCTCGGGCAGTGGCCGGGCCCGGAAGTGGTAGTTGGCTGTGGCGTAGTCGAGCCAGGTGCCAGGTCCGGAGTGTTCGGCGGGGAGGTAGGCGAGTGTTCGCCAGTACGGGCCGTGGGGGACGAGGGCGACCAGGGTCCACATGAGTTTCGGCTCGTCGGTGGCGATGCGCCGATCACCGCGCTGCTGGCGCAGGTGGAGCCCGACGTGGACGAGGGGTTCCTTGAGGCCGTTGGGGCCGGAGCGGAGGGCTTTGGTCAGTCGTGGGTGCACGAGGCCGGCCACGCGGGACAGGTCGGCGATGGCCATGTGGCCGCGGTGGTGTCCTTGGAGTTCGAGACCCAGGAGTTCGAGATCGGTGGTGAGCTCGCGTTCCTTCTTGCGGGGGTTGCGGCGTCCGGGCTTGTACAGGGTGAGGAATTGCGCGAGGACACGGTGGCGGGCGAGTTCGCCGTTGACGCGGTGCTTGGCGTCCAGGGTGTCGGGGTTGACGACGGTGGAGCCGGTCTTCTTCGAGGCGCGTCGCTGGCGTGCCCAGGCTTTGGGGTCGTACTCGGTTTCGCACAGGGCGAGCAGGCGGGTGTCCTCGGGGGCGTCGAGGCCGTGGAGTTGACTGACGAGGGAAGGGCGCTGGTCGTGGTGCTTGCCGTGGGCCAGCAGATCCGGTGCCGGCTGGAACAGGACCTCTACGTGTTCGTTGAGGGAGACGGGCTTGTTCTCGCCGATGCCGGTGGCGGCGAGGTCGGGGCGGTTGAAGTGGTAGGCCAGCAGCAGCTGCATGCGCGTGCGCATGGCCTGGGTCCTGTAGAGGGCGAGGATGCGTAGTTTCCGGCATCCGGATGCGGCGAGGATCTGCGGCAGGTTCTCGTCGTCCCATAGGACCGTGTCGCGGCCTTCGACGGTGGTACGGCCGTGGCCGAAGGGGCGGCGGCCGGCGACCTGTGCGCACTTGAGCAGGGGCTGGTCGAGGGCGGTGCTGATGTGCCGGGCGAGTTCCCGTTGGCTGTACATACCCACGCCCCTGCCGACCGGGTAGCTCCCGGCGAAGGGTACGAGGGCGCGGAGCTTGCCGGGCGGGCCGCTCAGGTCGAGGGCGCTGGGTGCGAGGAACTCGTCGTCTTTGTCGCGGGGGAAGACGTGTTCGCCGTGCAGGCGTGTCCAGGCGTCCAGAGCCAGGCGGGTGGTGTGGTTGAGGTGGGTGTGATCACCGTATCCGCCGAGTTCGAGGTTGAGGAGGGGGCCTTTGGCGTCGCGGGGCGCGAACCAGGCCGTGCGGGCGTTGCGCAGAGTGTTGCTCAGCCGGGAGACGGAGGGTTGCACGACGGCCACGGGGTGGGGCAGGCCGGGGTGGGATTTCATCATGACGTCGAGCCGGAGGGTGGCGTATCTGGTGGTCGTCTTCCAGGCGTTGTCGGTGTCTTCCTCGTCGTCGGCGGCGATGTCGTCGAGGGTTTCTCCGCGGGCGGCGAGCCAGGTGTTGTTCCAGAGCAGTTCGCGGTCCCAGACCTGGAGGCAGTTGGCAAGATCGCGGCGGAAGGTGACGGTCTTGCCGTCGATCGTCCACGTCTCACCGGAGAGTTTCTCGGCGATGATCCAGCCAGCCGCGGTCCATACCCAGCCGGGGGCGTCGATGCAGGCCGTGGTGCGGGTGATCTGGTCCCACATCTGGACTTTTTCGGGGGCGGTCCCGGCAATGAGGTCGGCGATCTGGCTCGGGTGCTGGAAGGTGAAGCGGTCGGCCGGGGTCTGCAGCAGCGCCTGCTCCCAGAGGGTGATGGCGGCATGCAGGTCGTCACGATCGATGGGCCGGGTGGTGGCGAGGAACTTCGGCGGTTCGGTCTTGGAGGTAGGGAAGAGGGTGGCGCTGGTGTAGCCGATGGCGCGCAGGACGGTCAGCAGGCCGCTGTAGGGGAGGTTGGCTGTGGAGCCTGTGATGCCGCGGTATTCCTCGCGCAGCTTCTTCCAGGCCGTGTCGATCTTTACCTCGGGTAGGCGGTACAGCAGTACCGAGCCCAGGAGTTCTTCATCGGTGTGGCAGGCCAGCAGGGACAGCTGGGTCTGTTCCGTGGTCATCAGACGCCTTCGTGATCAAGGTCTTCGCTGCGGGGCAGGGGGACGTGGGTGAGCTGGGGGATGTCGGGCGCGTGGGCGAAGTCGAGCCACGCGGTCAGAGTGGAGCCGTAGACGCGGCGGAGGCTGGCCTGTTCGGTCTCGGTAAGGCCGTCGTAGTAGGAGCGGAGCAGCGAGGGGAAGTCGGATCCCAGCCGGGTGTCGAGGAGGGAGTTGTCGACCAGGTAGAGCTGGACGGGGGTGCCTCCGCGGCGGGCGCGGCCGGCGAGCTGGATGAGGTCGACCAGGATTCCGGCGAGGATCTCGGTCTTCAGGTAGCGGGGGAGCCGGCTGAAGCGGGAGTCGCTGCGCAGCAGGGTGTGCAGGTGTCTTCGGGCGGCCCGGCTCTGGATGGCGAGCATGCGGGCGGGGTCTGGGCCCGGGCAGGCCGCATGGATGGCGGTTGCGTTGATGCTGGCGTACATCGCCTCGGGTGAGTGCAGGTCGGTGACGGGGCGCAGGCCGACCCAGACCGAGGCCAGCGCGGAGTTCTCGGTGCCGGGGACGAGGATGTTCAGTCCGCGGGCGACCAGTGACAGGGGCGCGCAGATGACTTTGACGTGGGGGTGGGTGCGGGGCAGGTCCTCGAGTTGGTCGATGGTGATGGTCACTACGCCGGTGGGCAGGTGGATGCCAGGCGGAATGCCTTTCCTGGGGACGACAACGGCGATCCAGGAAGCTTGCACCACGACCGAAGCAATGCCGACGGCGAAGAGGATGGCCTGTTTATAGGAGTTGGAGACCACCATGGCTCTGGCCCGGTCGGGGTCGTCGATCTCCAGTTGGCGGAGGTGCTCGGAGAGCCGGGTCTGCCACAGCCGCTCCCCCAGTCTCTGGATCTCTCGCGGTTTGTGGGCTTCGGCGATCCCTCCGATGGTGATGGGGTCCCATACGGTGTCCGAGGCGGAGACACTGCCAGCCAGAGCGGTGACCGCGCCGGGGGCGGCATCGGTCATGACGTAGGCGGGCTCGGTGTGCACGTGCTCGCAGGCCGCGCGGGGGAAAAAGGCGGTCGCGGACAGCGCGAGGACGCTGCGCTCGACGCCAGCGGTGGCGAGGGCCATGGTGCCGCCAAGCTGGACGGTTCCGGTGTGGGGGTCGCCGCTGAGGGACTGGACGAAGAGTTCGCCGCCGCCCCGGCTGTCCTTATTTACCTTGAATCCGAACAGCTGGTAGCCCAGGGGGCCGTAGGGCAGGGCGCCGTTCTGGGTGAAGGAGCCGAGCGCTCGTGCCAGTTCACGGCCGACGGTCAGCTGGGCCCCGAGCCCGGCGATCACGGACTTCAGGTAGGTCAGGCTCTGGTGGAGACTACCCAGCCAAGCACGCACCAGCAGCGCGTTGATGACGTCCGGGTGCCGCCTTCTGGGAATCTTGAGACGCTTGAGCGCCCGGGAGATTTCCGTTTTGAGGACGGGCAGTTCGTCCTCACTGGTGTCGCGGCTGACGGCCCGGGCGAGGATGCCGGCCAGTTCCTGGAAGCGCGGGTCAGGTCTGGTGTCGTCGTCGGAGTCGGGAAAGATGGCACGGAATGCCTTGTGGGTGTCCGGATCGAGGCGGACGTGTTCGTCGAGTCCAAGAAGATCCCTGATCAGGATGCGGTCCCAGATGCCGGGCACGTGCCACCCGGAGCCAGGACGCTCTTCCTCCTGAGCGTCCTGCTCGAGCCAGAGCTCGCCTTCCAGCACGTAGTTGAGGAACTGCTCTCCCAGTCCCCTGGCCTTGAACAAGGCGTTGACCACCCGGCGGTCGGCCGCCGCTGCCAGGCTCTGCCGCTGCTGGTCCACCTGAAGCAGCAGCGAGGTCTTGCTGATGCCGCGCGTGGCCAGGGAGAAGTCGTGGGCGCCCGTGGAGCACCAGCTGTTCTGGAGGTTGTCGACCTCATCGACGATCAGCGTGCGGCAGTGCCGGTGGAGGAACTCCATCACGGGAATCTGCCGAAGGAGATGCCGACCGGTGTCGACCGGGACCTGGATGAGGCCGCGCAGCAGGTTGTGATGGTTAGTGACGATGATGTCCGCCTGAACCGCCTCGCGGAACAGCGCGTACTTCCCGCACACTCCCATCCGCGGGCAGGCATGCGGACCGGCCGACTCCTCGTCCCCGGATCCGGCCACGGGATCGGTGACCTTGATCAGGGCGCGGCACGGCTCACGGCCGCGGGTCACCGTGGGCCCGTCCGTCACCCATGCGGACAACTCGCATCCGTAGGCGAGCCGATCGTGGCGGTCCTCACGGCCCTGTTCGGCGGCACGCTGGGCCTGTTCCGCGAGGCGGGTCTCGGTGACCAGCGGCATACAACGCAGCTTGTGGCGGGCGGTGGCCTGGGCAAGCTGGGCGGTGACCTGGAAGACGAGTTCGTCGTCCGCCTCGATCTTCTCGGCATTGGTCAGGCTGTCGTGGATCGTGCTGACGACGATGGCGACGGGGCCCTGGCCGCGGTCGGCTAGAAGCGGGGCGAGGTTGTTCATCAGCACGCTCTTGCCCACGCCGGTCGGCGCGTTGACGATCGTGAGCTTCCCGGCCGGCAGGTTCAGACGGGTGACGGGGTCGCCGGAGGCGTCCTGGAGCCGGTCCGTGAAGGAGGCGAGCACGCCCGGCTTCCAGCCGTGGCGGGCGGGTTGGGCAGCGGCCTGGCGTCGGGCCAGGCGCAGGATCTTCTTGCGGGTGACGGTCGTCGTGGCCGTGTACGGGGCGGTCGTCAGGCGCAGCGGCCGTACGAAGGCGCCTTCTTCGGTGTCGGGGATGGTCACCACCGAGGGTGCAGATCCCCCGAACTGCCACCGGCCGGGACCGGCCACAGGCAGCGGCCCGCGGGTGCTGTAGTAGTACTCCTCGGCTTCGCGCACCAGTTCCCGTGCCAGTTCCAGCGGCTTTTGAGCGTGCGCGGCCAGCAGGTAGGTCGCCTCCCGGGGCGGCACATCATCAGGAAGCCGGTACAGGCTGCTGCGCGAGGTCGCGAAGGCTCGCGCGAGCGCCTCGAACATGCTGCGTCCGGCAAGGTCGTCGGGGCGCACGTGCCAGTACCGACCGGCCAGCTCTCGTACGCTCCGCCGGGTCTGGGGCCAGCGCTCCCATAGGTCCACGCGGGCGGCCGCAAACACATGCGCCTGGTCCAGCGGCACGACCATCTGGCCGTCGGCGTTGCGGAAGCCGAAGCACTCCTCGGCCAGCGCCAGCGCCGCGGAGACGGACAGCTTGCGCAGTTCCCACTCCTCCGGCCTCACCGCGGCGCTCCACACGCGGCCTTGACCTGCTTGACGAGACGGCTGACCGTGGTCACCTTGACGCCCCGGTCGCGTACCTGGGCGGCGAGGAAGTGTCGCTCGCTGTGCTGGTGGTCAGGCAGGACGATTGTCAGCCCCTTCCGGAGCACCGGGCGGTCCGAAAGCGCCTTGCCTAGCGCGACGACCGACTCCCACGCCTTGGCGTCCACGCGCCAGTGCCGTGCGCGTTTGCCCGGCACCGCGACGGTGATGTGCAGGTCGTACTCGTCCGGCCGCTGTTCCCCCGGCCACATCTCCAGCTCGAGGAACGGCAGTCCCTTGAGCTCGTCGCGCATCTGGAGTTCGAGTAACACGGGAAGGGTGCCGTAGCGCCACACATGCCGTTTCACGCCCAGGTGATCGGAGCTGGCCGGGAGCGGTGTAACCGGAACCGCCGCCTTACCGGTCCCGGTCAGCTCGCCCGGGCCCGGCCCTTTGCCGGGCGTGTACCGGTAGTGCACACCTCGGGGCGCATGGGCCTCACAGCGCACATCGAACAGCGGCCCGGACCGGACGGCCCGCATCGGCCAACGGCAGACCGGACATGGATACCACCAGCCGTCCACCTGACACCACGGCCAGTCGGCCACCGACTCGAAGAAGTCGAACCTCATCCACAGCCGGTCCCACTGACGGCTCAACTCCCGCACCGAGCCGGCGGCATGCGTACCCAGAAGGGCGCGGGCGCGCCGGTACTCCTCCGGCGAAAGGCGCCGCATGAGGCCGTATAGACGCTGTTCCTCCTGCTCGGCGCGCACCCGAGCCCACGGCCAGTGCTGCTCGAGCGCCGCCTGCGGTACCAGGTGCTCGCTGCACAGGTCCTGAACAGCGTCGCGGGCCAGCCCCTGCGCGTCGAACAGCTCCATGCTGTCGAACCGGTCGGGCCTGCCCGAAGCTGGTGGGAGCAGAGGTCCCAGCGGGCTGCGCAGGCCCTGGCGGAACTCCTTCATCCCGATCTGCGCCGCCCGCTCAGGACGGTGGGCCGCTCGAAGCACTGCCAAGCAGTCCATCAGCAGCCTGCTCCGGCGGCCGGGCGCCAGTACCGGATCGCTCTCCGCGACGACCGCCATGCAGCACGCCGTCAATGCCTGGTCACGCCGCTCCTGGTCCACGGCAACTTCTCTGACAGCCACACCAGAACACATAGCCGCGAAGCATGACTGATACCGCATATCGTAAGTTCGTGCACAATGAGCCCACCCAGAAAGATCAACAACTCGCACCTGCGATGCCACCATCCGCCGACGCCCACAACCGATGGCAGTGGGTCATGGCTCCCGGGATCGACTTCTCGGCCCCGGCCGCGGTCGGCGAATTCGCGAAAGCCGGCAAGTGGCTGTGGTTTCTGCCCCTCCGTGCCCTCGACGCCGGATGGTGCCTCGTCAAGACAGCCGTGGAAGCGGGGCAGCTCGGACCGGGAGCCAAGGTCGCGACGCTGGGCAGCGACTTCGACGGCGATCCCACACGCCGGCCAGTGATCATCTACACCACCAACTACCACGACGAGCAGGACGTCCAGCGTGTCCTGAACGCCCTCCGCTCACTCGGCGTCCATGACGCTCTGGCCTACAAAACCGACGATGCCACCGCGCGCGGAGACTACGGAGACAGGACCGGCATCTACACCAGCCCCGCCGGAACCACCAAAATCATCCGGCACGACCGGAAATGAGGTTGCCTTGGCAACCTCCACTGCCGAGCACCAGCGCAACGAGGCTTGCCTGAAGATCTTCTAGGTGACCGAGGGCTACGAGGAGGCGGTGGATGAGACCGGTGCGGCGTCGGACATCGTGAGCGTCGAAAAGACTGCGCATGTCGCTCCCCGGTAGCGCTCGCACCACATGGGTGCCGCGCCAGGCAGCGCCATGCCTGACGGATGCACGCGAGCGCACAAGTGCCAGCCAGCGCAGATGACCCCAACTGGGCCTCTGTCCGCCTGCGCCGTGAGTCGTTTGGCGGACCTGGGCATGCAGCAGCGGCCGCCCGGATGTTCCGGGCGGCCGCTGCCTCAACGAGTCGTTGCGCCTCAGTGTGAGGCGCTCATGATGGGTGCGTCTATAGGAAGTCTCCTGCCTGCAGACATGACGAAAGTGTTTTACGCATCAGCGGCGCCTTCCGTCTGTCATGCGATCAGGATGCTGCAGATACTCCTCGATTTCCTTCACCAGTCGTTTTGCTTCTTCACTTACATCTGGACTTGCTGCAGCGCTCAAAGCTAGTTGCACTGCCGCAAATGTGTCTGACCCAGCAGTCACGCCAGCGGCTTTCCATACAAGCATTGCCGCGCTTCCCCCGTCATTCGGCGAAGATGCCTGAAAGCCAACAGGAACATTTCCCGGGTCCTGCATGCCAGCATTAAGGATGTCCAGATAATCCCGTGCATCCTCATCGCCTCTTGCTGCAGCCCACTGCCACCAGAAAATGGCGTCTTCTGACCTGTCCAGATATTCTAGGAGTTCTGCGATCCGACGTGTTTCCTGTGCGGTGGATTTCTGCGCGCACTCGCGGGCCAGCAAGAGCACCAGCTCAGACCTTGCCGCGGACTCCTCCCGGATATCCGGGGAGGGGGCGGGGGCCGGGGGCCAGCCGGTAAGCTGGCCCCCCTCCGCCTGTGCCGAGTCTGCGGGCGTCCGCGGACCCTTCGAAAGTGCCTGTTCAGAGCGCACAAGCAGGACCCATCCGGCGAGGAGCCGGATGGCGTTCTCGTCTACCTCGTAGACGCTCATGCGGTTGCCTCCTCGCCGGTCTCGTTGACGAACTTCTTCAGATTCTTGATGGCCATGCGGATGTAGCTCTTCACCGACTCCTCCTTAAGACGCAGGCGCTTCCCTGCTTCCTCAGGACTCATCTCCTGAAGAACGCAGAGGGTGATGACCTGCCGCTGCCGGTCGGGAAGTTTGGAAACTAGATCATCGATACCCTCTTTAATGACTTCGTAGGCGGCACCGGGGATGCCGGTCTGAGATTCCTGGTCGGGCAGTTCCTGCAACGGGAAAGAAATCGTGCGCTGGCTGCGACGGAATTGGTCCTTGACCGCGTTCCTGACCGCAGTACGGCCGTAAGCGGCCCGGTTACCAGAACCTGCTACGATCTTTTCCCACGACGAGAACATACGCATGTAGACGACCTGCACAGCGTCTTCGGCGCTGTGCAGGTCCCCTCGCGCTTCGGCCCGGGCTACGCGGGAGAATGCCTCGCTGGTCTCGAGGACGAACGCCTCGAAATCCGTGCCCTGATCGGCCTCACTCACGCAGCCTCCCGCGAGGCGATCACCCGGTGGCCCGGTTCCGAGGACTTGTAGAACAGCCAGGCCGGCTGCCCTTCCTCGAAACGGGCCGCCGCCCCGCCCTGCGGCATCGCCGCAGCCATCGCGATCATCGTCGCGCGCTGCTCACGCTCCGTACGGGTCTGGAGAAATACCTTCAGGCACATCTCCAGGGCACTCTTCGTACGGCGCAGCGCGTAGTACGCCAGGAGCAGCACCGGGATCAAAATCCCGCCCGCCCCCGTCCAGTCCAGCCAGGTCACAGACCGGCCTCCCATCATCACGACCGTTGAATGAGGGCTTGCACCCTCACTACCTACACGCGCCAGGGGGGTCAGATCCGGATGCCGTCGGCCAACTTTTTTCCCACGCGCCCCCGTTGGCGCCTGTAGAACTCACTGAACAGGCAAAACACCAGGAACTCCGGTAGGAACAGCAGGCCTGTCCGGGACGGTGCCGGCAGGCGTGCGGCCCGTTCTCGGCGACACCGGCCTGCGGGCCGTACGCATCCGAAGGCCGGAGGGGGCGGACAGACACTGCTGCGGGCGGCCGCCCGGGCGTTGTTGCATCACCACGTGATGCAACCAACAATGTCCGGCCGAGCCCGCCCTGATCGTCCTGCTCCCAACAAAGGTCTGGGCCGGGGCTGCACCCGGCTGAAGCCCAAGGCCGGCTGCCGGTGGCAGTGGTTTCTCCGGGCACCGGCGAGGGCCAGCCGGTGGACCAGGAGGGTTGTCGAACGCGACCTTGACTTCCGAGTCTGACCTGCATTGACGCGCCCGGTGAGCGAAGTGGCCGTGGAGGGGCGATGGAGGGGGTCTGCGGTACCTGGCCCACGTCGTCGGCGGTGCTCCGGGCCGGGCACGGCATAAGACGTCGTCTCATTTGGGGTGATCGGTAGTCTGGGCTTGTGCTGATCGTGGAACGCTTGGTGCCGGACGAGTTGTACGACCTCTTCCAGCGTGTGGTGCCTCCCGCCCCCACACGCCCACAGGGCGGGGGTCGGCGACGGCACGGTGACCGTGAGGTCCTCGCGGCGATCATCTTCGTCGCCACGACGGGTTGCACCTGGCGGCAGTTGCCGCCGGTCTTCGGCCCGTCGGGACCGACCGCGCACCGGCGTTTCACCGAGTGGTCCGCAGCTCGGGTGTGGGCCAGGCTGCACCGGCTGGTCCTCGACGAGTTGGGCTCACGCGGCGACTTGGACTGGTCCCGTTGCGCGATCGACTCGGTGAACATGCGGGCCCTGAAAGGGGGGAGCTGACAGGTCCGAATCCTGTAGACCGAGGCAAGAAGGGCTCGAAGATCCACTTGAACGCCGAGCGGACCGGATTGCCCCTGTCCATCGGCATCTCCGGTGCGAACCTCCACGACAGCCAGGCGCTCGAGCCACTCGTACGCGGGATCCCGCCGATCCGCTCCCGCCGCGGCCCGCGCAGGCGACGGCCCGCCAAGCTCCACGCGGACAAGGGGTACGACTACGACCACCTGCGCCGATGGCTCCGCATGCACGGTATCCGACACCGCATCGCCCGCAGAGGCATCGAGTCCTCCACACGACTCGGCCGGCACCGTTGGACGATCGAACGCACCATGTCCTG encodes:
- a CDS encoding putative phosphothreonine lyase domain-containing protein; translation: MTDTAYRKFVHNEPTQKDQQLAPAMPPSADAHNRWQWVMAPGIDFSAPAAVGEFAKAGKWLWFLPLRALDAGWCLVKTAVEAGQLGPGAKVATLGSDFDGDPTRRPVIIYTTNYHDEQDVQRVLNALRSLGVHDALAYKTDDATARGDYGDRTGIYTSPAGTTKIIRHDRK
- a CDS encoding RNA polymerase sigma factor; its protein translation is MSEADQGTDFEAFVLETSEAFSRVARAEARGDLHSAEDAVQVVYMRMFSSWEKIVAGSGNRAAYGRTAVRNAVKDQFRRSQRTISFPLQELPDQESQTGIPGAAYEVIKEGIDDLVSKLPDRQRQVITLCVLQEMSPEEAGKRLRLKEESVKSYIRMAIKNLKKFVNETGEEATA
- a CDS encoding ATP-dependent DNA helicase — translated: MRPEEWELRKLSVSAALALAEECFGFRNADGQMVVPLDQAHVFAAARVDLWERWPQTRRSVRELAGRYWHVRPDDLAGRSMFEALARAFATSRSSLYRLPDDVPPREATYLLAAHAQKPLELARELVREAEEYYYSTRGPLPVAGPGRWQFGGSAPSVVTIPDTEEGAFVRPLRLTTAPYTATTTVTRKKILRLARRQAAAQPARHGWKPGVLASFTDRLQDASGDPVTRLNLPAGKLTIVNAPTGVGKSVLMNNLAPLLADRGQGPVAIVVSTIHDSLTNAEKIEADDELVFQVTAQLAQATARHKLRCMPLVTETRLAEQAQRAAEQGREDRHDRLAYGCELSAWVTDGPTVTRGREPCRALIKVTDPVAGSGDEESAGPHACPRMGVCGKYALFREAVQADIIVTNHHNLLRGLIQVPVDTGRHLLRQIPVMEFLHRHCRTLIVDEVDNLQNSWCSTGAHDFSLATRGISKTSLLLQVDQQRQSLAAAADRRVVNALFKARGLGEQFLNYVLEGELWLEQDAQEEERPGSGWHVPGIWDRILIRDLLGLDEHVRLDPDTHKAFRAIFPDSDDDTRPDPRFQELAGILARAVSRDTSEDELPVLKTEISRALKRLKIPRRRHPDVINALLVRAWLGSLHQSLTYLKSVIAGLGAQLTVGRELARALGSFTQNGALPYGPLGYQLFGFKVNKDSRGGGELFVQSLSGDPHTGTVQLGGTMALATAGVERSVLALSATAFFPRAACEHVHTEPAYVMTDAAPGAVTALAGSVSASDTVWDPITIGGIAEAHKPREIQRLGERLWQTRLSEHLRQLEIDDPDRARAMVVSNSYKQAILFAVGIASVVVQASWIAVVVPRKGIPPGIHLPTGVVTITIDQLEDLPRTHPHVKVICAPLSLVARGLNILVPGTENSALASVWVGLRPVTDLHSPEAMYASINATAIHAACPGPDPARMLAIQSRAARRHLHTLLRSDSRFSRLPRYLKTEILAGILVDLIQLAGRARRGGTPVQLYLVDNSLLDTRLGSDFPSLLRSYYDGLTETEQASLRRVYGSTLTAWLDFAHAPDIPQLTHVPLPRSEDLDHEGV
- a CDS encoding IS5 family transposase (programmed frameshift), whose amino-acid sequence is MERLVPDELYDLFQRVVPPAPTRPQGGGRRRHGDREVLAAIIFVATTGCTWRQLPPVFGPSGPTAHRRFTEWSAARVWARLHRLVLDELGSRGDLDWSRCAIDSVNMRALKGELTGPNPVDRGKKGSKIHLNAERTGLPLSIGISGANLHDSQALEPLVRGIPPIRSRRGPRRRRPAKLHADKGYDYDHLRRWLRMHGIRHRIARRGIESSTRLGRHRWTIERTMSWLAGCRRLHRRYERKAEHFLAFTAIACTLICYRRLTK
- a CDS encoding RNaseH domain-containing protein, which translates into the protein MTTEQTQLSLLACHTDEELLGSVLLYRLPEVKIDTAWKKLREEYRGITGSTANLPYSGLLTVLRAIGYTSATLFPTSKTEPPKFLATTRPIDRDDLHAAITLWEQALLQTPADRFTFQHPSQIADLIAGTAPEKVQMWDQITRTTACIDAPGWVWTAAGWIIAEKLSGETWTIDGKTVTFRRDLANCLQVWDRELLWNNTWLAARGETLDDIAADDEEDTDNAWKTTTRYATLRLDVMMKSHPGLPHPVAVVQPSVSRLSNTLRNARTAWFAPRDAKGPLLNLELGGYGDHTHLNHTTRLALDAWTRLHGEHVFPRDKDDEFLAPSALDLSGPPGKLRALVPFAGSYPVGRGVGMYSQRELARHISTALDQPLLKCAQVAGRRPFGHGRTTVEGRDTVLWDDENLPQILAASGCRKLRILALYRTQAMRTRMQLLLAYHFNRPDLAATGIGENKPVSLNEHVEVLFQPAPDLLAHGKHHDQRPSLVSQLHGLDAPEDTRLLALCETEYDPKAWARQRRASKKTGSTVVNPDTLDAKHRVNGELARHRVLAQFLTLYKPGRRNPRKKERELTTDLELLGLELQGHHRGHMAIADLSRVAGLVHPRLTKALRSGPNGLKEPLVHVGLHLRQQRGDRRIATDEPKLMWTLVALVPHGPYWRTLAYLPAEHSGPGTWLDYATANYHFRARPLPEGRRRDELLPRHIDRALYELGGHAGPAQGYVMYVSGGEARSIWPLLANKNLGETPDAAGQINKRPALPGFTLAPDQRPRAVVRVTSGSEDVARPALVERLRHIPEYDEPVTEEGKLATGLFQMEQAEQTFILCNLPHQFTGGARYARSGESYTRWGSSDPKEQAETWYSHTATEIIVLHHPADQALLTYGLAAARLCDHALHWEHRTQYPAPVHLGIQMDKDHPEYRRTVDNTGDDAQP
- a CDS encoding restriction endonuclease-related protein, producing the protein MAVREVAVDQERRDQALTACCMAVVAESDPVLAPGRRSRLLMDCLAVLRAAHRPERAAQIGMKEFRQGLRSPLGPLLPPASGRPDRFDSMELFDAQGLARDAVQDLCSEHLVPQAALEQHWPWARVRAEQEEQRLYGLMRRLSPEEYRRARALLGTHAAGSVRELSRQWDRLWMRFDFFESVADWPWCQVDGWWYPCPVCRWPMRAVRSGPLFDVRCEAHAPRGVHYRYTPGKGPGPGELTGTGKAAVPVTPLPASSDHLGVKRHVWRYGTLPVLLELQMRDELKGLPFLELEMWPGEQRPDEYDLHITVAVPGKRARHWRVDAKAWESVVALGKALSDRPVLRKGLTIVLPDHQHSERHFLAAQVRDRGVKVTTVSRLVKQVKAACGAPR